The DNA segment CCTTACTCCGGCGGTGGTCGACCGGCTGGGGCCGCTGTCGATGCGTAGCCTTGCTGCCTATCTCGCGCTGTTCCTCGCCTGCGGGCTTGGCGGGCTGCTGCTGTGGCTGGCCTTTCCCCACACCGCGCCGATGCTGGGCGCCTCGGGCGCGATCTTCGGTCTGCTCGGCTTCATCCTGCGTCAGCCCGATCCCGAAGCTCCGCCCGTTCCGCTGACCAGCCGCGCGATCGGCAACGCTTTCTGGACCTTCGTAAAGCTGCACCTGCCGCTGATCGCGATCTTCCTGATCCCGGTGCTGTTGGGCGGAAGCGGCTTTGGCCTGGCCTGGGAAGCCCATCTCGGCGGCTTTATGGCAGGGCTCCTGCTGTGGGGACCGGCGCGCCGGCTCGCGGGGGCTACCCCCTCCAGACCCGCCGCTCTTCCGCCGCTTTGAGGACTTCGTAAGCGAGGCTGAGCGCCTGGAACGCCTTCGCCGCCTCGGCATCGTCGGGGCGGACATCGGGGTGGACCAGCTTGGCGCGTTCGCGGAAGGCTTTCTTGACCGCGGCGATATCGGCATCGGGTTCGAGACCGAGCAGTTCGAGCGCACGCATCTCGTCGGCGCTGCGGCTGCCATCGCCGCTCCCCGCCCAGCCGTAATGCTGCGCTTCGGCATAGCTCGCGCACTCGGCCTGCTCGGCCTTCGCCCGCGCTGCGCGCTCGGCCTTGTCGAGCCCTTCGAAATAGTCCCAGCGGCTGTTGTATTCGGCGGCGTGGCGCTGGCAGAAATACCAGCGATCAGGGCTGTTGGGGGCCTTGGGTGCGGGGCAGTCGCCCTTTTCCTGGCAGCCGTGGCGATCGCACAGACGCACCGCTGCCGCCTCGCGCGCGCCCTCATAGCCGCGCCAGCGGGGAAAGCCCCAGTCGGCGGAGCGACCCGGCCTAGCCATCGCCGCGACAGGAGAAGAAAGCGCGCATCGGCTGATGCTCTAGGAGCAGAAGGCGGCGGCGCAAGCGAAAGGACGCGTTGCAGATTGAAATGCAACGCGTCGTTCACATATGCTCGCTAAAGGACCCCCCCATGAGCCCGCAGCTGACCCTTTCCGCAACGATCTCCACGCTCGCCATGGCGGCGCTGGCGCTGGCGTTGTACGTGACCGCCCCCGCTTCCCCCGAGCCGCGCCCGGCTACCGCGCACGGCTCGGTGGTGAGTGTGCTGCTTCGTTAGCCGATCACCACGCTCGCAGCGCGGCGGTTCTGCGCCCAGGCGGCTTCGCTCGAATCGAGCGCGACGGGCCGCTCCTTGCCATAGCTGACCGTGCGGATGCGCGCTTCCGGGATGCCGAGGCCGACGAGATAATTCTTCGCCGCATTGGCGCGCCGCTCGCCGAGCGCGAGGTTGTATTCGCGCGTACCCCGTTCGTCGGCGTGGCCTTCCACGGTGAAGGTGACATCGGTGTATTGCGTGAAATAGCGCGCCTGCGCCTGCAGTTTCGCCGCATCCTCCGCATCGATGTCGAACTTGTCGGTATCGAAATAGACGGTGGCGTTGTCCGCGCCAACGGCCGTGGTGAAGTGCTCCTGCGTTCCCGGGCCGGCTGCAGCGGGCTGGCCACCCGCCCCGGTGTCGCTCGTGCCGGTCTCTGTCGGCGCAGGGGGGAGCTGCTCGGGCGCCTTTTTGGCGCAGCCGGCGAGCGCCAGAGTGGCGGCGGCAAAACCGGCGAGGAGAGGGGCTTTGGTCATCGGATTACTCCTTGCGAGAGACAGGGTCAGGGCAGGATCGGGCCCCAGGCGGGATCGGAGGCACCGGCCTGGGTCGGCAGGCGGCGCTCGTTGCGGCCGGTAAGATCGACCTGGTACAGCGAGGCGGTGCCGCTGCGCCCACGGCCGGAGCGGAAGAACTGGATGATCCGCCCGTTCGGCGCCCAGGTCGGCGCTTCGTCCTGCCAGCCCTTCGTCAACACCCGGACATTGCCGCCGTCGGGGCTCATCACCGCGACATTGAAATCGCCCGCGATCCGCGTGAAGGCGATCTGGTCGCCGCGCGGGCTCCATTCGGGGGTCGCGCAGCGCCCGCCGCCGAAGCTGATGCGCGTCTGCCCGCTGCCGTCGGCGTTCATCGTGTAGCACTGCTGGCTGCCCGAGCGGTCGCTTTCGAAGACGATCCGGCGCCCGTCGGGGCTGTAGCTGCCGCCGATGTCGATCCCCGGCCCGCTGGTCAGCCGCACGCTTTCGCCCCCGGTCGCGGGGACGCGGTAGATGTCGGTATTGCCCGCCACCGCCATCGAATAGAGCAGGTAACGCCCGTCCGGGCTCCAGCGCGGGGCGAAAGTCGGGTTGCGGCTTTGCGTCACCAGCGTCTGGCGCCCCGTGCCGATGTCATAGACATAGATGCGGGGGTTGCCGTCGACATAGGAGAGGTAGCTGAGCTTCTTGTAATCGGGCGAGAAGCGCGGAGTGAGCGCGGTCGCCCGCCCGCTGGTGATGAAGCGGTGATTGGCCCCGTCCGAATCCATGATCGCCAGCCGCTTGATGCGTGCGTCCTTCGGCCCCGTCTCCGCGATATAGGCGACACGGCTGTCGAAGAAGGGGCTCTCGCCCGAGAGCCTCGAATAGACCATGTCCGCGCATTTGTGCGCCGCGCGCCGCCATTCGCGGGGGGCGACGATCCATCCGGCCCTCGCAAGCTGGGTGGAGAGCTTGGTATCGTAAAGATAGCAACCGACCGCGAGCCGCCCGTCGCCCTGCGCCCGCACATAGCCCTGGACCAGCATGTCGGCGCCGCGGCTGCCCCATTGCGCGTAATCGGGCGCGGTGATCTGGGCATAGGCGGGGCGGGGCAGCGTATCGGGGCCGGTGGGCTTGAAGAAGCCGTTGTTCTTGAGATTGTTGTAAACGATCCGCCCCATTTCGAGCCCCAGAGCGGAAGTGCCGCTGGTGCTTGCGGGCGTAGGGGCGTCGCGGTCGGTAGCGAACCCCGGAATGGCGATGCCAAGGTCTTCGAGACTGCCTTCGAAGCTGACCGAGCCCGAAAGCCCCTCCTCCTCGGTCTCCACCACCGCGCCATCCTGCGGCAGCCGTTCGCCCAGGTCCTGGTTCTGTGCGGCAAGCGGCGCGGCGGCGAAAGCGAACAGGGCGGCGAGGAACGTCTTCATTGCGAAAGCTTCCAGTCGAAATCGAGAGTGACGGTCTTCCAAGCGCCATAATGCTCGGCGGGCAAGTCGAACGGGGCGGCCAGTTGCACCGCGCGGATGGCCTGCTCGCCATGCCGCCCGGCCTGGGCTCGATTGCTGTCGGTCTCGCCGCGCTGGCTGACGAGCGTGGGTCGCCCCGCAAGGCTGCCGTCTCGGTTGAGGCGGAAGCGGACCTTGCTGACGAGCCGGTCCACATCCGCACCCGCCGGCGGCTGCCAATGCGGCTTCACTTCGCGAACGATGCCTTGCAACAGCGATGCCCGGGCCGAAGCACCCAGCACAGCGGCCGGCGCACGCGTCTCGGTGGTGCGGGTGCTGTCGCCGAGGCCGGCGAGAAAATTCTCGCCGACGCGCGGCGCACCACCCGCGCGGGTGGCGGGCTTGGCGGGCGCGCGGCTGGGCTGACCGCGCGGTTGGGAGGGCGCCGCGCGGGCAGCTGACGGGGCGGCCGGGCGCTCCAGCCGCGGCGTCACCGGTTGCGCGGCAGGGGCGGGTTCAGCAAGCGGCGCGGAGACCTCTGCAATCGTCGGCGCCTCGGCCGCCCGGCTTTCAGCCACGGGTTCGGGCGCCGTAGCGGAGAGGCCGACCTCCCCCACCAGGCTCACCGTCATGCGCTCGGGCGCGGGCAGATCGGCGCGCGTATCGGGCTGCGCCAGCAGGGCGGCGACCAGCAGAGCATGCAGCGCGGCCGCGACCCCGAGCCCGATGCGCTCTTCGCGAGGAAGCGAAGCGATCATCGCGTGTCCCGCTATGGCCCGTCCGCTGAACCACTGGTGACCAGCGAGACCCGGTTGAGCCCGGCGCGGTTGAGCTCGCCCATCACCGCCATGACCCGCCCGTAATCGAGCGCCCGATCGGCGCGGAGCGTGATCTCGGGCGTCTCGCCTCTGCTGGCGAGCGCGCCGAGCGTCCCGGGCAGAGCACGCGCCGCGACCGGGACATCGCCGATGAAGACCGCCCCCTGCCGGTCGATGCTGATGGTCACGGCCTCGGGCGCGCTGTCGGCCGGATTGGCGCGGCTGTCGGGAAGGTCGACCGGCACTGCCGCCGTCAGGAGCGGCGCGGTGACCATGAAGATGATCAGCAGCACCAGCATGACATCGACGAGAGGCGTCACATTGATCTCCGCCATCGGCGCACGGCGGCGTCCGCGGCGCGGAGAAGCGAGGTTCATGGCCATGCTCGAACCCTCCCCAAGCTAGCTTGTTGAGGACAAAGGTTCATTGCCATCACCCCGCCTCCAGCTGGCGGCTGAAGCTGGCGTGGAGCTTGTCGGCGAAGCGTTGCAGGCGCGCTTCGTAGCGGTTCACCGCATGGCCGAAGCGGTTGTAGGCAATCACCGCGGGGATCGCGGCGAACAGCCCGATGGCCGTCGCGAACAGCGCTTCCGAAATGCCCGGCGCCACCACCGCGAGCGAGGAGCTTTCCTGCGCGCCGATCTGGAAGAAGCTGTTCATGATCCCCCAGACCGTCCCGAACAGCCCGACGAAGGGCGCGACCGCGCCCACCGTGGCGAGAAAGTTCAAGCGCTCGGCCAGCGTATCCGCCTCTTCCGCAACCTGGCTCGTCATCACCGCCGCGAGCCGCTGGCGCAGCCCTTCGCGGTCCTTGACCCCGCCCTTGGTGGACTGCCGCCACTCGGCAACGCCCGCGCGCGCCACTCGGCCGGGGGGAAGCTCGCCATTCCCCCTGGCGCGGGCGAAGGCGTCGAAATCCTCCGCCTCCCAGAACTCGCGTTCGAAGCTCTCGGTGCGGCGGCCGATCCGGCCGAGGCGCAGCCAGAAAGCGACGATGATCGCCCAGCTCCAGAGGCTGGCGATCAGCAGCCCCGCCATCACCAGCTGGACGACGATATCGGCGTCCATGAACAGCTTGACCGGTTCGAGCCGGGTCGGCGCGGCTGCGGCGAGGATGTTGAGCGAGGTCATGCGGAGCTTTCCATAAAGCGCGCGAAGGCGGCGCGCCATTGCGCGGGCTGGCGGCACGGGCGGCCGTCAGGCGCAAGGAAGCCAACGCGCAAACCCATTTCGGCGAGCGGTTCGCCTGCGCGCGAGGCGCGCTGCGCCATCCGGCAGGAGGCCGCGCCCATCTCGGTGCAGCGGGTTTCTATCATGACGTCGTCGTCGAGCCTGGCGGGGCGGAGGTAGCGCATGGTCAGTTCGCTGACCGCATAGGCCCCCTCACCCGCCTCGATCGCCGCGCGCTGGTCGATGCCGAGCCGGCGCAGGAGATCACTCCGCGCGCGCTCGAACCAGCGCAGGTAATTGGCATGATAGGCGATGCCCGAAAGATCGGTGTCCTCGTAATAGACACGCACCGCGTAGAGGTGCCGCGCACCATCGATCACGCCATCCGGAAGGTTGGGCTCAGCCATGCGCGGCCCGCCTAGCGGAAGCGCGACTCGCCCGGCAAGCGGCGCGCGCGATAAACCGGGGTCAGCGTGCGATCATCGCTCCAAGCGGCTGCCCGCCCAGGATATGGACATGGAGGTGCGGCACCTCCTGCCCGCCATGCCGTCCGGTATTGGCGAGCAGGCGATAGCCGGTCTCGACCAGCCCTTTGGCCCGCGCGACCGCGCCCACAGCCCGCACAAAGCCCGCGATTTCCTCGGCGCTGGCCCGCGCCGAGAAATCGTCCCAGCTGACATAGGCCCCGCGCGGGATCACCAGCGTGTGCACCGCAGCCTGCGGATGAATGTCCTCAAAGGCGATTGCCCATTCATCTTCATAGACCCGCGCGGACGGGATCTCGCCGCGCAGGATTTTGGCGAAGATATTCTGATCATCGTAGGGCCGGGTGGGATCGATCGGCATCAGCTTCTCCTCGCTGCCTTCTCGGCCAGGCCCGAAACGCCCTCGCGGCGTTCCAGCTCGGCCATGACGCGGGCGAGCGGCACACCCTTGGCTGCGAGCAGGACGGTGAGATGGAACAGCAAATCCGCCGCCTCGCCGACCAGTTCGTTGTCGCTTCCGGACAGCGCGGCAATAAGTGTTTCGACAGCCTCCTCCCCCAACTTGCGCGCGATATGGGGCGCGCCCCTGGCGGCAAGCGTCGCGACGTAGCTTTCGCCCGGATCGGCATTCAGCCGCGCGGTAACGGTCTTCTCCAGACGAGCAAGCGCATCCATGGTCATGCCCTTGCCGGAAGCCCCGCCGCGCGCAAGGCGGCATGGGCCTCGGCGATGGTCGCCTCGCCGAAATGGAAGATCGAGGCGGCGAGCACCGCGCTCGCATGGCCGCGAGTGACGCCTTCCACCAGGTGCTGGAGATTGCCGACACCGCCGCTCGCCACCACCGGAACCGCGACCGCATCGGCGATCGCGCGGGTGAGCTCGACGTCGTAGCCGTCGCGCGTGCCGTCAGCATCCATCGAGGTGACCAGGAGCTCCCCCGCTCCCAGCCCGGCCAGGCGGATCGCGTGCTCGACCGCGTCGATCCCGGTCGCGCGCCGCCCGCCGTGGGAGAAAACCTCCCACCCGCGCACCTCCGCGCTGGTGGCGATGCGCGCATCGACCGAGGCGACCACGCACTGGCTGCCGAACTTCTCTGCGATCTCCGCCACCAGCTCGGGGCGGGACACGGCTGCGCTGTTGACTGCCACCTTGTCCGCGCCGGCGAGGAGCAGCGCGCGCGCGTCTTGCACGCTTCGCACTCCGCCGCCGACGGTCAGCGGCATGAAGCAGACCTCCGCCGTGCGCCGCACCATGTCGAGCAGCGTCCCACGCCCCTCGTGGCTTGCGGAAATGTCGAGGAAGCAAAGCTCGTCCGCGCCCGCCGCATCATAGGCCCGCGCCGCTTCGACCGGGTCGCCCGCGTCGCGCAGACCGGTGAAGTTGACGCCTTTCACCACGCGGCCATCCGCGACGTCGAGGCAGGGTATGACCCGGACCCGGACGGTCATTCACCCGCCGCCATCGCCAGCGCGGCGGCGAGGTCAAGCCGCCCTTCGAACAGCGCGCGGCCGCAGATGACGCCTTCGATTCCCTCGCGCGCATGGAGCGAGAGAATGCGGATGTCGTCTAGACCTTTGACCCCGCCGCTCGCGATCACCGGCAGGCTCGTGCGGCGCGCCAGGTCGAGCGTCGCGTCGATGTTGCAGCCCGTCAGCATTCCATCGCGGCCGATATCGGTAAAGAGCAGCGCGGAGACGCCCGCATCCTCGAAGCGGCGGGCGAGATCGTGCGCCGGAACATCGCTCACTTCGGCCCAGCCCTGCGTGGCGACCATGCCGTCCTTGGCGTCGACCGCAACCACGATGCCGCCCGGAAAGGCGCGCGCAATGTCGCGCACGAAGCCGGGGCCGGTGAGCGCCGCGGTGCCGATCACCACCCGCGCCACGCCGAGGTCGAACCAGCCCTCCACCGCCTCGGGGGTGCGGATACCGCCGCCCAATTGCACGTGGCCCGGGAAGCTTGCCAGGATCGCTTCCACCGCGGCGCGGTTGCGGCTTTCGCCCGCGAAAGCGCCGTCGAGATCGACCACGTGTAGATGCCGCGCCCCTTGGTCCGCAAAGGCGAGCGCCTGCGCCGCCGGATCCGCGGCATAGACCGTGGCGCGCGCCATATCCCCCTCGGCGAGGCGCACGACTTTGCCTTGCTTGAGGTCGATGGCGGGGAAGACGATCATGGGCAGGCGGGTAGGGGGTGTGCTCCGCCCCTGCAAGGGGAGGGTCAGCTCGCCACAAAGGCGTCCTTCGGCACATGCGTCACGCGGCAGGCGAGGTCCGCTTCGCCGCTTGCCACCACGAAATGGTCGCCTGCGTCCACAAGGCCGGTCGAGAAGACGACATCGTGTAGATACATCTGCATTTCATGCGGTTTCGTGAGCATCGGCGCGGGTTCGAGCAGCGGCGGATGCGCGGTTGCGAGCACCTCCCAGGGGCGCTCGGGGTGGAGCAGGCTCCAATAGCTGCGGTAGGTGCCGACCGGGCCGCCGTTTGGCTCGACCCCGTGCCACAGCGTCAGCCAGCCCCGTTGTCCCGCCACCTCGGTAAGGATCGGCGGCGTCCCCCCGCCCATGCGTGCGGTGCTGAGGGTCTTTGCATGGGGGCGGATACCCGGTTCGACGCGCGGTCGCCAGTGGAGCGCATCGGGGCTGCTGGCGAGGTTGATCGACGGCCCGGCGCGCCACCGGCTACCGGGCGGATAGGCGAAATAAAGGCTGCCGAGCGGCCGGGTCTGCGCCCAATGCTCGCCCCCCACCAGCCCTTCGAAAATCAGCATGTCCTTGTTCTGATGGTCGAGCACCAGCCCTTCGAAACTCCAGTCCAGCCCATCCCGGGAGCTGTAGAGCGTGGTCGAATGCCGCTCCGGGCTGACCGAGCAGGTGGTCATCAGATAGCGGCCGCCCACCCGGCTGATCCGCGCGTCCTCTATCCCGTAGCATTGCCATGGACCCTGGGGCGCGATGGCCTTCTCGTAATGGACGTCGATCACGTCGAGGCCATCGGAGGACATTTCGACGGGGAGCAGCCAGGACAGCGAGGTGAGCGCGATTGTCGGCCAGGGCTGGCCCTTCAATGCGAAGGTGCGCGGATCGCTGGTCTCGACCGCGTCCAGAGGCCAGGCGTCGAGGACATAGCTGCCGTCATCCCAGCGAATGGCGTGGATGTGCCCGTCCCACACCGGCCGGCGCAAGGCTTCGGCCACCCGCACCATCAGCAGCAGATTGCCATTCACAAGCCGGGTCAGGCCGGGGTTGAACGCGCCCAGCACATAAGTATCCGCCTCCAGCCCGGCGAGCGGCGAGCGCGCGAGATCGACGTCGTCAGGCGCAAACACCAGCCGGTCAACGGGGAAAGAGCTCATGGCCGCCAGGCGAGAAAGCGTTCGAGCAGCGCGAGGCCATAGGCCTGGCTCTTCTCGGGATGGAACTGGACGCCGATCATGTTGGCGCGGCCGACGGCGGCCGTGAGGCCCCCGCCATGGTCGGTCATGGCGAGAACATCCTCGGGATGGGCTGCGCGAAAGTGGTAGGAATGGAGGAAATAGGCCTCGCCCGCCACCACCACGCCGTTCCTCGCCGCATGAGGCAGGGCCTCGACGTCGTTCCATCCCATATGCGGCACTTTGACACTGGGATCGGCGGATTCGATCCGCCGGACTCTGCCCGCTATCCAGCCGAGGCCCGCGGTCTCGCCATGCTCCTCGCCGGCGGTGGCCAGGAGCTGCATGCCGACGCAGATGCCGAGGAAGGGCGCGCCGCCCACGAAGACTCGCTCATCCAGGGCCTCGACCGCACCGGGGATGGCGCGCAAGGCTTCGGCGCAGGCGCGGAAGCTGCCGACGCCGGGCAGAACCAGGCGCTCGGCGGTCCTGAGCGCATCGGGTTCGGCGCTGCGTACCACTTTCGCCCCGACCCGCCGCAGCGCGTTCTCGACCGAGTGAAGGTTGCCCGCGCCGTAATCGACGAGGGTGACGGAAATGCTCACGCTCCCCCCGGGGCCGCCGGGGAGGGGAACCACCCGCAGCATGGTGAAGGGATATCGGCGGACGGGGCGATTACCCCTCGACCGTGCTGCGCATGGTCCCCCTCCTCGACGCGCTGGGCAGGATCAGCCACCGAGCCGTCCCTTGGTGCTCGGTATCGCCCCCTGCTTCCTCGGATCGATCGCCACCGCTGCGCGCATGGCGCGGGCGAAGGCCTTGTAAAGCGCTTCGCAGATGTGGTGGTTGTTGCTGCCGTAAAGCACTTCGCAGTGCAGCGTCAGCCCGGCGGTCTGCGCGATCGACTGGAACCAGTGCTCGACGAGCTCGGTGTCCCATTCGCCGAGCTTCTCCTGCGTGAAGCCCGCGCGCCAGACCAGATAGGGACGGCCCGAGATGTCGAGCGCGACGCGTGCCAGCGTCTCATCCATCGGCGCATGCGCCTCGCCATAGCGCGCGATCCCACCCTTGTCCCCGAGCGCCTGCGCGATTGCCTGGCCGATCGCGAGCGCGCTGTCTTCGGTCGTATGGTGCTGGTCGACATGAAGATCGCCCTCCACCCGCATCGTCACGTCGATCAGCGAATGGCGGCTGAACTGCTCGACCATATGGTCGAGGAAACCGATGCCCGTCCGAATGTCGTAGGCCCCGGTCCCGTCGAGATCGACCTCTACCAGGATGCGCGTTTCCGCAGTGTCGCGTTCAATCCGGCCCTTGCGCATGGCCGCAGGCGCTACACGCGGGCCATGACGCCGCGCAAGCATTCTCGCTTGACCGGCGCAAGCCTCACGGCGATTGAACCGCCATGAGCGACGAGACGCCCGACAGCCTCATCCCCTATGACGCCATCGTGCAGGAAGCGCTGCGCGCGGTCGTGGGCCGGGTGCTGGGGGAAATCGTGGCGGGGGGGAGCGAGCTTCCCGGCAACCATCACTTCTACATCACCTTCAAGACCCATGCGCCCGGCGTCTCGATTCCCAAAAGCTTGCGCGAACGCTTCCCGGACGAGATGACGATCGTGCTGCAGAACAAGTTCTGGGACCTGAAAGTGGCGGACGATCACTTCGGCGTGGGGCTCAGCTTCAACCAGATCCCGGCGCAGCTCACCATTCCCTATGCCGCGATCACGCAGTTCGTCGATCCGGCGGTCGACTTCGGGCTGCAGTTCCAGGCGACCGTCGCCGACATGGCGCCGACGCCTACCGAGGACCCCGATAACGACGAACTGGAACAGGGTGCCCCGCGCGCCGTTCCAGCCGATGACGGCAGCAATGTGGTAACTGTCGATTTCGGGCGCAAGAAATAGGGGCCCGGCGGCCTCACCCAAGGGGGTTGGCGATGGCTAAGCGCAAAGGTCTGTTCGCGAGCGTGGCGCGGCGTCCGTCGCATAAGCCCGCCAAGCTGCTGCCGAAGTCGACGGAGGGCATCCCGGGGCCAAGTCCCAATCCGGCCACCAATTTCATGCTCGCCGATGTCGCGATCCGCGCCGGCAGCTATCTGGCGCGGCGGGGGGTCGAAAAGGGTCTGCTTGCAGGCCGCTACGGCAAGGATACGGCCAAGGACATCGTCATCAACAAGACGCTTGGCCAATCACTGATCTCCTTCGCGCTTGCACGACTGGCGACGCGCAGCGTGCCGGGCGCGCTGGTCGTGGGCGGCGGCGCGCTTGCCAAATCGCTGCTCGACCGGCGCAAGAACCGGCTCAGCGCCAAAGCCGAAGGCGATGCCAAGCTGCTCGATCAGGCGCGCGACGACTAGCGGAACCTGCGCGCTACCCTTGATTTGTTAAGCGCTTTGGCGGCAGGGGCAGCCATGGCCGCCGCTCCGCTCGATCGACGCGACACTGCACTTCGTTCCCCGCTCGCTCGCCGCGGCCTCCTGTTCATCCTGTCCTCCCCCTCGGGCGCGGGCAAGACCACGATCAGCCGAATGCTGCTTGCCGCCGATGGCGAGATCAAGCTGTCGGTCAGCGTCACCACGCGCGCCCCCCGCCCGGGCGAGATCGAGGGGGTGCACTACCACTTCTGCAGCGACGCGGAATTCGACCGCATGGTGGCGGAGGACGATTTCTACGAATGGGCGCATGTTTTCGGGCACCGCTACGGCACGCCGAAAGGCCGGATTCGCGCCGGGCTCAAGGAAGGACAGGACTTCCTGTTCGACATCGACTGGCAGGGTACGCAGCAGCTCTACCAGAAGGACCAGCAGGACGTTGTCCGCGTGTTCATCCTGCCCCCCACCATTGCCGAATTGCGCCGCCGGCTGGAGGAGCGCGCAACCGACGATGGCGCGGTGATTGACGCGCGCATGGATCGCGCCCGTGCCGAAATCAGCCACTGGGACGCCTATGACTATGTCGTCATCAACGAGGACGTCGACGCATGCTTCGCCAAGGTGCGGGCGATCCTCCACGCCGAACGGCTGAAACGCCAGCGTCAGACCGGCCTCATTCCCTTCGTCCGGACCCTGATGGGTTAAGCAATTATCCCTAGCCCGGGCCGCGCAGCCTTGTTGACCCCCTCCGCCTATCCCGGGCCGCATGGTCACCTGGCGAAACCGCGAAACACGCAGGACGGTGCGGATCAGCGTCCGCGTACGCACCGATGCAGGCTGGATCGATGCGACCGTCCGCAATCTCTCCACGCGGGGCATGATGCTCGACAGCCCGCAGCCCCTGCGCCGCAATCAGTTCGTCGAAGTCACGCGCGGCCATCGGCGGGTGGTGGGGCGGATCGTGTGGAGCGAGGCGGAGCGCTGCGGCCT comes from the Qipengyuania sediminis genome and includes:
- the hisH gene encoding imidazole glycerol phosphate synthase subunit HisH; the protein is MSVTLVDYGAGNLHSVENALRRVGAKVVRSAEPDALRTAERLVLPGVGSFRACAEALRAIPGAVEALDERVFVGGAPFLGICVGMQLLATAGEEHGETAGLGWIAGRVRRIESADPSVKVPHMGWNDVEALPHAARNGVVVAGEAYFLHSYHFRAAHPEDVLAMTDHGGGLTAAVGRANMIGVQFHPEKSQAYGLALLERFLAWRP
- the hisB gene encoding imidazoleglycerol-phosphate dehydratase HisB, yielding MRKGRIERDTAETRILVEVDLDGTGAYDIRTGIGFLDHMVEQFSRHSLIDVTMRVEGDLHVDQHHTTEDSALAIGQAIAQALGDKGGIARYGEAHAPMDETLARVALDISGRPYLVWRAGFTQEKLGEWDTELVEHWFQSIAQTAGLTLHCEVLYGSNNHHICEALYKAFARAMRAAVAIDPRKQGAIPSTKGRLGG
- the gmk gene encoding guanylate kinase, whose protein sequence is MAAAPLDRRDTALRSPLARRGLLFILSSPSGAGKTTISRMLLAADGEIKLSVSVTTRAPRPGEIEGVHYHFCSDAEFDRMVAEDDFYEWAHVFGHRYGTPKGRIRAGLKEGQDFLFDIDWQGTQQLYQKDQQDVVRVFILPPTIAELRRRLEERATDDGAVIDARMDRARAEISHWDAYDYVVINEDVDACFAKVRAILHAERLKRQRQTGLIPFVRTLMG
- a CDS encoding SspB family protein produces the protein MSDETPDSLIPYDAIVQEALRAVVGRVLGEIVAGGSELPGNHHFYITFKTHAPGVSIPKSLRERFPDEMTIVLQNKFWDLKVADDHFGVGLSFNQIPAQLTIPYAAITQFVDPAVDFGLQFQATVADMAPTPTEDPDNDELEQGAPRAVPADDGSNVVTVDFGRKK
- a CDS encoding glycosidase, whose protein sequence is MSSFPVDRLVFAPDDVDLARSPLAGLEADTYVLGAFNPGLTRLVNGNLLLMVRVAEALRRPVWDGHIHAIRWDDGSYVLDAWPLDAVETSDPRTFALKGQPWPTIALTSLSWLLPVEMSSDGLDVIDVHYEKAIAPQGPWQCYGIEDARISRVGGRYLMTTCSVSPERHSTTLYSSRDGLDWSFEGLVLDHQNKDMLIFEGLVGGEHWAQTRPLGSLYFAYPPGSRWRAGPSINLASSPDALHWRPRVEPGIRPHAKTLSTARMGGGTPPILTEVAGQRGWLTLWHGVEPNGGPVGTYRSYWSLLHPERPWEVLATAHPPLLEPAPMLTKPHEMQMYLHDVVFSTGLVDAGDHFVVASGEADLACRVTHVPKDAFVAS